Proteins found in one Aquibium microcysteis genomic segment:
- the mobB gene encoding molybdopterin-guanine dinucleotide biosynthesis protein B, whose protein sequence is MQKRIFGITGWKNSGKTTLTERLVAEFRRRGKRVATVKHAHHDFDIDHAGTDSFRHRAAGASEVAIVSGRRWALMHELDGAAEPTLDEVIARLAPCDIVLVEGYKLDDHMKIEVRRLGARETRPLAGFVPNVVAIAADHPLPGEALPTFGLDDAGAIADFIAATAGLA, encoded by the coding sequence ATGCAGAAGCGCATTTTCGGCATCACCGGCTGGAAGAACTCCGGCAAGACGACGCTCACGGAGCGGCTCGTCGCCGAATTCCGTCGCCGCGGGAAGCGGGTCGCCACCGTCAAGCACGCGCACCACGACTTCGACATCGATCACGCCGGGACGGACTCCTTCCGGCATCGTGCCGCGGGCGCGAGCGAGGTGGCGATCGTATCGGGCCGGCGCTGGGCGCTGATGCACGAACTCGACGGCGCCGCCGAGCCGACGCTCGACGAGGTGATCGCCAGGCTCGCCCCCTGCGACATCGTCCTCGTCGAGGGCTACAAGCTGGACGACCACATGAAGATCGAGGTGCGGCGGCTCGGCGCCCGCGAGACGAGGCCGCTCGCGGGCTTCGTCCCGAACGTCGTCGCGATCGCGGCCGACCATCCGCTCCCGGGAGAGGCCCTGCCGACCTTCGGCCTCGACGACGCCG
- a CDS encoding AzlD family protein translates to MSEIGWIVLAAAVMTYLTRAGGHLVLSRFRRIHPRVEAGLNAVPAAVFTTLVAPAAMNATPAEALALVVAALLGLRGGMFSVFLGGGLVLIAGRYLLG, encoded by the coding sequence ATGAGCGAGATCGGCTGGATCGTGCTTGCCGCCGCCGTGATGACCTACCTCACGCGCGCCGGCGGGCACCTCGTCCTGTCGCGGTTCCGGCGGATCCACCCGCGCGTCGAGGCCGGGCTGAACGCGGTGCCGGCCGCCGTCTTCACCACGCTGGTGGCGCCGGCCGCCATGAACGCCACTCCGGCCGAAGCGCTGGCGCTCGTCGTTGCGGCCCTGCTCGGCCTCCGCGGCGGCATGTTCTCCGTCTTTCTGGGCGGCGGGCTGGTCCTGATCGCCGGCCGCTATCTGCTCGGCTGA
- a CDS encoding gamma-butyrobetaine hydroxylase-like domain-containing protein, whose product MTAPTELRVSKDRRLLTVTFAGRDPIALDAEYLRITSPSAEVQGHSPEQRVTVPGKRNVAILKMEPVGNYAVRITFDDRHDTGIFTWAYLCQLGDERETRWAAYLAELDAQGLSRDR is encoded by the coding sequence ATGACCGCCCCCACCGAACTGCGCGTGTCGAAGGACCGCCGGCTTCTCACCGTCACCTTCGCCGGACGCGATCCGATCGCGCTCGACGCCGAGTATCTGCGGATAACGTCGCCCTCGGCCGAGGTGCAGGGCCATTCGCCCGAGCAGCGCGTGACGGTGCCGGGCAAGCGGAACGTCGCGATCCTCAAGATGGAGCCGGTCGGCAACTACGCGGTGCGGATAACCTTCGACGACCGGCACGACACCGGCATCTTCACCTGGGCCTATCTGTGCCAGCTCGGAGACGAGCGCGAGACGCGCTGGGCAGCCTATCTGGCGGAACTCGACGCCCAGGGGCTGAGCCGGGACCGGTGA
- a CDS encoding HpcH/HpaI aldolase/citrate lyase family protein, which produces MRSLLFVPGDSERKLDKGLASGADVLIVDLEDSVAPARKAAAREMAAAFLAARGGKAGPLLYVRVNDFSTGLTDEDLAAVVKAAPHGIMLPKASGGADVERLSAKLRVNEAEAGLEDGAIRILPIITETATGLLAAGSYSAALPRLAGVTWGAEDLSADIGARAARDAAGRYTDVFRLARAMTVLAAAKAETAAVDTVFVDFRDMEALRRECLEAERDGFTGKMAIHPAQVPVINEAFTPSPEAIAEARAVAAAFAGAGDVGVVGIDGRMYDRPHLRRAERLLARAGG; this is translated from the coding sequence ATGCGCTCGCTGCTGTTCGTGCCGGGCGACTCGGAGCGCAAGCTGGACAAGGGCCTGGCCTCGGGTGCCGACGTGCTGATCGTCGACCTGGAGGATTCGGTGGCGCCGGCACGCAAGGCGGCGGCGCGGGAGATGGCCGCGGCGTTCCTGGCGGCGCGCGGGGGCAAGGCCGGTCCCTTGCTCTACGTCCGCGTCAACGACTTCTCGACCGGCCTGACCGACGAAGACCTCGCCGCCGTCGTGAAGGCCGCGCCGCACGGCATCATGCTGCCCAAGGCGTCCGGCGGCGCCGACGTCGAGCGCCTGTCGGCGAAGCTCAGGGTGAACGAGGCCGAGGCCGGGCTCGAGGACGGGGCGATCCGCATCCTGCCGATCATCACCGAGACGGCCACCGGCCTCCTTGCCGCCGGCAGCTACTCCGCCGCCCTCCCCCGGCTCGCCGGCGTCACCTGGGGCGCCGAAGACCTGTCGGCCGACATCGGCGCCCGCGCCGCGCGCGACGCGGCCGGCCGCTACACCGACGTCTTCCGCCTCGCCCGCGCCATGACCGTCCTTGCCGCTGCGAAGGCAGAGACCGCGGCGGTCGACACGGTGTTCGTCGACTTCCGCGACATGGAGGCGCTGCGACGCGAATGCCTGGAGGCCGAGCGCGATGGGTTCACGGGCAAGATGGCGATCCATCCGGCGCAGGTGCCGGTGATCAACGAGGCCTTCACGCCCTCCCCCGAGGCGATCGCCGAGGCGCGTGCGGTCGCGGCCGCCTTCGCGGGGGCCGGCGACGTCGGCGTGGTGGGGATCGACGGCCGCATGTATGACCGGCCGCATCTCAGGCGCGCGGAACGGCTGCTCGCGCGGGCCGGCGGCTGA
- a CDS encoding pyridoxamine 5'-phosphate oxidase family protein, whose protein sequence is MTTLTSVSELEALYGLPGETSLVKELDHLIPEYETLIAASPFVALATAGPEGLDCSPRGDVPGFVRVRDDRTLLLPDRRGNNRADSLKNVLRDDRVGLLFLIPGSGTTLRVNGRATISVEPDLCASFAMEGRPARSVLVIAIEAVYFQCARAIVRSELWNPDRQVDPKSLPTPGRILETTSRRGIDGEAYDAEWPSRAKATMW, encoded by the coding sequence ATGACCACCCTGACCAGCGTCTCCGAACTCGAGGCGCTGTACGGCCTTCCGGGCGAGACGTCGCTCGTCAAGGAACTCGACCATCTGATACCCGAATACGAGACGCTGATCGCGGCCTCGCCCTTCGTCGCGCTCGCCACTGCAGGCCCCGAAGGGCTCGACTGCTCGCCGCGCGGCGACGTACCGGGCTTCGTGCGGGTGCGCGACGACCGCACGCTGCTGTTGCCGGACCGGCGGGGCAACAACCGCGCCGATTCGCTGAAGAACGTGCTGCGCGATGACCGCGTCGGCCTGCTGTTCCTCATCCCGGGATCCGGGACGACGCTCAGGGTCAACGGCCGCGCCACCATTTCGGTCGAACCGGATCTCTGCGCCTCCTTCGCCATGGAGGGCCGGCCGGCCCGCTCGGTGCTGGTGATCGCGATCGAGGCGGTCTACTTCCAGTGCGCCCGCGCCATCGTCCGCTCCGAACTGTGGAACCCCGACCGGCAGGTCGACCCGAAGAGCCTGCCGACGCCGGGCCGGATCCTCGAGACCACGAGCCGCCGCGGCATCGACGGCGAGGCCTACGACGCCGAGTGGCCGTCGCGGGCGAAGGCGACGATGTGGTGA
- a CDS encoding DMT family transporter — protein MALSNNLRGALFMAVSMAGFTMNDAISKFVGEALTMAQIMFIRGGFATLLVGAIAWHRGALKLPAGALDLMIVLRVGGEVLATLCFLTALAHLPLANVSAILQALPLGVTMGAALFFSEPVGWRRWLAIAAGFGGVMIIVRPGLDGFDAYSLYALGCVFFCVVRDLATKRVSAEIPSLFITTVTAGAVTVVGGALIVPYGGWQPVGADHALLLLGAAVLVVIGYQFIIMSMRTGDISYIAPFRYTALLWAILLGYLVFGNVPDTAMTVGAFVVIGSGLYTLYREQIVGRTRPVTSSTAPGMAPDGL, from the coding sequence TTGGCCCTTTCCAACAATCTCCGCGGTGCGCTGTTCATGGCCGTCTCGATGGCCGGCTTCACCATGAACGACGCCATCTCCAAATTCGTCGGCGAGGCGCTGACGATGGCGCAGATCATGTTCATCCGCGGCGGCTTCGCCACGCTTCTGGTGGGTGCCATCGCGTGGCACCGCGGCGCGCTGAAGCTGCCGGCGGGCGCGCTCGACCTGATGATCGTGCTGCGGGTCGGCGGCGAGGTGCTGGCGACGCTCTGCTTCCTGACGGCGCTCGCACATCTGCCGCTCGCCAACGTCTCGGCCATCCTGCAGGCGCTGCCGCTCGGCGTGACGATGGGCGCCGCACTGTTCTTCTCCGAACCCGTCGGCTGGCGCCGCTGGCTCGCGATCGCCGCCGGGTTCGGCGGGGTCATGATCATCGTCAGGCCGGGACTCGACGGCTTCGACGCCTATTCGCTCTACGCGCTCGGCTGCGTGTTCTTCTGCGTGGTGCGAGACCTGGCGACCAAGCGGGTCAGCGCCGAGATTCCTTCGCTCTTCATCACCACGGTCACGGCTGGCGCGGTGACGGTGGTGGGCGGCGCGCTGATCGTTCCCTATGGCGGCTGGCAACCCGTGGGCGCAGACCATGCGCTGCTTCTCCTCGGTGCGGCCGTGCTCGTGGTGATCGGCTACCAGTTCATCATCATGTCGATGCGGACCGGCGACATCTCCTACATCGCGCCGTTCCGCTACACGGCGCTTCTTTGGGCGATCCTGCTCGGCTATCTCGTCTTCGGCAACGTGCCGGACACGGCCATGACCGTCGGGGCCTTCGTCGTCATCGGGTCCGGACTGTACACGCTCTACCGGGAGCAGATCGTCGGCCGAACCCGCCCGGTCACCAGCAGCACCGCGCCGGGCATGGCGCCGGACGGATTGTGA
- a CDS encoding multidrug effflux MFS transporter, translating to MTTSRDAAGKPARPRSPHILTLVIATASSALAMNVFLPSLPSIARDLDTDYAVVQLMVSIYLFATAGLQLFIGPASDRLGRRPVLLACLAIFVASSLLAVFVQTIETLLVLRFFQAFAAGGMVISRAVVRDTVDSDEAASRIGYITMGMALVPMIAPAFGGVLDEYYGWRATFILTLVYGVVAVLVVWLDLNETNQSPTRSIGAQFRVYPELVGSRRFWSYTLTAAFTAGAFFAFLGGGPYVASAMLGIGPSAYGFYFVLVSIGYMAGNYMTARFSTRIGRNTLMIAGNVAATAGGFIGVALFALGFDHPVSLFLPTGLVGIGNGMSLPTAYAGIVSVRPKLAGSASGLGGAIQMGGGALLSILAGALLSPTSGPYPLFAVMIASSSLAICATLYGMRIERIAGPSGGSGGRSSP from the coding sequence ATGACGACGTCCCGAGATGCCGCCGGAAAGCCAGCGCGTCCGCGCTCGCCGCACATCCTGACGCTGGTGATCGCGACCGCGTCGAGCGCGCTCGCCATGAACGTCTTCCTGCCGTCGCTGCCGTCCATCGCCCGCGACCTGGACACCGACTATGCAGTGGTCCAGCTGATGGTGTCGATCTACCTGTTCGCGACAGCGGGGCTGCAGCTCTTCATCGGCCCGGCCTCCGATCGGCTGGGGCGCCGTCCCGTGCTGCTGGCCTGCCTCGCCATCTTCGTCGCCAGCAGCCTGCTCGCCGTGTTCGTGCAGACGATCGAGACGCTTCTGGTGCTGCGCTTCTTCCAGGCCTTCGCGGCCGGCGGCATGGTGATCTCGCGGGCGGTCGTGCGCGACACGGTCGACAGCGACGAGGCGGCGAGCCGCATCGGCTACATCACCATGGGCATGGCGCTCGTGCCGATGATCGCGCCCGCCTTCGGCGGCGTCCTCGACGAGTATTACGGCTGGCGGGCGACCTTCATCCTGACCCTCGTCTACGGCGTGGTCGCGGTCCTCGTGGTCTGGCTCGATCTCAACGAGACCAACCAGTCGCCGACCCGGAGCATCGGGGCGCAGTTCCGGGTCTATCCCGAACTCGTCGGCTCGCGCCGCTTCTGGTCCTACACGCTCACCGCCGCCTTCACCGCCGGCGCCTTCTTCGCCTTTCTCGGCGGGGGCCCCTACGTGGCGAGCGCGATGCTCGGCATCGGGCCGTCCGCCTACGGCTTCTATTTCGTCCTCGTTTCGATCGGCTACATGGCGGGAAACTACATGACCGCACGGTTCTCGACGCGCATCGGCCGCAACACGCTGATGATCGCCGGCAACGTGGCCGCGACGGCCGGGGGATTCATCGGGGTGGCGCTCTTCGCGCTCGGCTTCGACCACCCCGTCAGCCTGTTCCTGCCGACGGGACTGGTCGGCATCGGCAACGGCATGTCGCTGCCCACCGCCTATGCCGGCATCGTCAGCGTGCGCCCGAAGCTCGCCGGCTCGGCGTCGGGGCTCGGCGGCGCCATCCAGATGGGCGGCGGCGCTCTGCTGTCGATCCTCGCCGGCGCGCTGCTTTCCCCGACAAGCGGCCCCTACCCGCTCTTCGCCGTCATGATCGCATCGTCGTCGCTGGCGATCTGCGCCACGCTCTACGGCATGCGCATCGAACGGATCGCCGGTCCGTCCGGTGGCTCCGGCGGGCGCTCCTCGCCCTGA
- a CDS encoding MaoC family dehydratase, giving the protein MAGLYLEEFQPGMVIRHALTKTVTESDNMLFSVMTLNPQPLHIDFDFASKSEWGRPLVNSLFTLGLMIGISVHDTTLGTTIGNLGMTDTTFPHPLFHGDTVRVETEVKSVRESKSKPDRGVVEFEHRAFNQNGVLVARCVRQAMMLKRPA; this is encoded by the coding sequence TTGGCCGGGCTCTATCTCGAGGAATTCCAGCCGGGCATGGTGATCCGGCACGCGCTGACCAAGACGGTCACCGAAAGCGACAACATGCTGTTCTCGGTGATGACGCTCAATCCGCAGCCGCTGCACATCGATTTCGACTTCGCCTCGAAGAGCGAGTGGGGCAGGCCGCTGGTCAACTCGCTGTTCACGCTGGGGCTGATGATCGGCATCTCGGTGCACGACACGACGCTCGGCACCACCATCGGCAATCTCGGCATGACCGACACCACCTTCCCGCATCCGCTCTTCCACGGCGACACCGTGCGGGTGGAGACGGAAGTGAAGTCGGTGCGCGAATCGAAGTCGAAGCCCGACCGCGGCGTGGTCGAGTTCGAGCACCGCGCCTTCAACCAGAACGGGGTGCTGGTGGCGCGCTGCGTGCGCCAGGCGATGATGCTGAAGAGGCCGGCCTGA
- the moaA gene encoding GTP 3',8-cyclase MoaA → MTFSEQMPDGTQMIDPFGRSIEYLRVSVTDRCDFRCTYCMAEDMTFLPKKDLLSLEELDRLCTAFVEKGVRKLRLTGGEPLVRKNVMHLVRQLSRHLRSGALKELTLTTNGSQLARFADELADCGVRRINVSLDTLDPDKFKTITRWGELSRVMAGLDAAQAAGIAVKINAVALKGFNDQEIPDLLRWANGRGMDLTVIETMPMGEIDADRTDQYMPLSLLRSQLERQFTLTEIPYRTGGPARYVEVAETGGRLGFITPMTHNFCESCNRVRLTCTGTLYMCLGQEDAADLRAPLRASEGNDLLSQAIDEAIGRKPKGHDFVIDRRTNRPSVSRHMSVTGG, encoded by the coding sequence ATGACTTTCTCGGAGCAGATGCCGGACGGGACGCAGATGATCGACCCCTTCGGCCGGTCGATCGAGTATCTGCGCGTGTCCGTCACCGACCGCTGCGACTTCCGCTGCACCTACTGCATGGCCGAGGACATGACCTTCCTGCCGAAGAAGGACCTGCTGTCGCTGGAGGAACTGGACCGGCTCTGCACCGCCTTCGTCGAAAAGGGCGTGCGCAAGCTGCGGCTGACCGGCGGCGAGCCGCTGGTGCGCAAGAACGTGATGCACCTCGTGCGCCAGCTTTCGCGCCATCTCAGAAGCGGGGCGCTGAAGGAACTGACGCTGACCACGAACGGCTCGCAGCTGGCCCGCTTCGCGGACGAACTCGCCGATTGCGGCGTGCGGCGGATCAACGTCTCGCTCGACACGCTCGATCCGGACAAGTTCAAGACCATCACGCGCTGGGGCGAGCTGTCGCGGGTCATGGCGGGCCTCGACGCCGCGCAGGCCGCCGGCATTGCCGTCAAGATCAACGCGGTGGCGCTGAAGGGCTTCAACGACCAGGAGATTCCGGACCTGCTGCGCTGGGCCAACGGGCGCGGCATGGATCTGACCGTCATCGAGACCATGCCGATGGGCGAGATCGATGCCGACCGGACCGACCAGTACATGCCGCTGTCACTGCTCAGGTCCCAGCTCGAGCGCCAGTTCACGCTGACCGAAATCCCCTATCGCACCGGCGGGCCGGCGCGCTACGTCGAGGTGGCCGAGACCGGCGGACGGCTCGGCTTCATCACGCCGATGACGCATAATTTCTGCGAGAGCTGCAACCGCGTGCGGCTGACCTGCACGGGCACCCTCTACATGTGCCTTGGCCAGGAGGACGCGGCCGACCTGCGCGCGCCGCTGCGGGCCTCGGAAGGAAACGACCTCTTGTCGCAGGCCATAGACGAAGCGATCGGCCGCAAACCGAAGGGGCACGACTTCGTCATCGACCGGCGCACCAACCGTCCGTCCGTCTCGCGCCACATGAGCGTCACGGGCGGCTGA
- a CDS encoding AzlC family ABC transporter permease, producing MSVAPFARRAFASQFWRGTRRGIPVIVASAPFGVLFGALAVQNGFTVGEAVMMSATVFAGASQMVGIELFGKAIPAWMIVLSVFAVNFRHVLYSASFGRRTGHWSAWQRALGFFFLADPQYAETERMAEAGETIGFAWYLGIGLPMYLVWVLDAWLGALFGRLIPDTHALGLDFLLPIYFVGLLMGFRKRPLWLPVVIASGAAAMVAHVYVGSPWHVSIGALAGVLLAAAMPVGEEARTAYAAEREGTGGRS from the coding sequence TTGTCCGTCGCCCCATTCGCCCGCAGGGCTTTCGCATCGCAATTCTGGCGCGGCACGCGTAGGGGCATTCCGGTCATCGTGGCATCCGCGCCCTTCGGCGTGCTGTTCGGCGCGCTGGCGGTGCAGAACGGCTTCACCGTCGGCGAAGCCGTGATGATGAGCGCCACCGTGTTCGCCGGCGCCAGCCAGATGGTCGGCATCGAACTGTTCGGCAAGGCGATCCCCGCCTGGATGATCGTGCTTTCGGTCTTCGCCGTGAACTTCCGCCATGTCCTCTATTCGGCCTCCTTCGGCCGTCGCACCGGCCACTGGTCCGCCTGGCAGCGGGCACTCGGCTTCTTCTTCCTTGCCGATCCGCAATATGCCGAGACCGAGCGCATGGCCGAAGCCGGCGAGACGATCGGCTTTGCCTGGTATCTCGGCATCGGACTGCCGATGTACCTGGTCTGGGTGCTCGACGCCTGGCTCGGCGCGCTGTTCGGGCGGCTGATCCCCGATACCCACGCGCTCGGGCTCGACTTCCTGCTGCCGATCTACTTCGTCGGACTGCTGATGGGCTTCCGCAAGCGGCCGCTCTGGCTGCCTGTGGTCATCGCCAGCGGCGCGGCCGCCATGGTCGCCCACGTCTACGTCGGATCCCCCTGGCACGTCTCGATCGGCGCGCTCGCCGGTGTCCTGCTCGCCGCCGCCATGCCCGTCGGCGAGGAGGCTCGCACCGCCTACGCCGCGGAGCGCGAGGGAACGGGAGGCCGGTCATGA